DNA sequence from the Vanessa tameamea isolate UH-Manoa-2023 chromosome 21, ilVanTame1 primary haplotype, whole genome shotgun sequence genome:
TCTGGGAAACGCCACTCTTCACGCACATGTTCGTTCTTAGGGTCATAGTATCTTATACTTCCATTTGGTAGTTTAATTTCTGATGAACCATCCTTGTAACGCTTCTCGACTTGACCactgaaaacaatattttaatcaatataaaaaaaagtttctttcgGGTGTTTtagaaaatttgtaatttttatagttCAGCGGAGACTATTTTTTCGATCTGCAATCggaattttctattaaaatcagGTGAGTGGAAAAGGGGCAGTTGAGTACTAGATAAACATTCTAATTATGTAGCTTTGAAATtaagttttctaatattttatataaattgaaaaagtgAATGCtagaaaataaaagttttaaatgaaaaaggaAAAACAGAAGGAGACTTCATATACACTGTTAATACAGAATCAAACTATAATAATGCAACTAAGTACACCCAAAAAACTTACTCAGGAAACTCCAATATTTCCAGTCCATCAGGATGTGTAGTATGAAAAGTCTTTGTTTctgcataataatatttaattctaccTTCGTTATAAAAGTTTTCTTTAATATCACCATTGTAATACAAAAACTTGCTATATTTGCCATCAGCCGATATGATCTTAACATTGCCATTTGGAAATCTAAGCTCTCTTGTGCCATCTGGCTTCCTAATTTCTGTTGGATTCAAATTTGTCTTTGATAAGGTTGTTTTACTTGACATTGGTTCTGGGCTAGGAATAATCCTATCAGaatatacatctttatttataacagttcCTGATCTTAGGCTGGAGGAAGAATGGTTGCTCAAAATGGAGACTGGTGATTTACTTCTATGATTAGCATCAATATGGTTATCTGAATTATAGTTGAAGTTTTCGCTAAAATAATTTGTAGGGGATGTAGATTCATGAGATCTATTGTATGGCATAGAAGGTGATTTAGACGTTCTTGaatgtttgtgatttatttgcTGTGATTTTGTTGAGAAACATTTATCTAGAGATTTTGATGAAGAGCTCTTGTttgatttttcaataaaataatcactaTTACCAGAAAGTCTATCTGAGAACTCAAACTGCGCTGACCCGTTTGATGATCGACCTTCTAGGGATGTTGATTTGAATCTatcattatacaatttttctaAATTGTTATCTTCCTCAGTATCAGAATTACTGTTTGATATTTCAAAATCATTAGAATTGTTTTTGCTTTTACTATGatcattatctatattaatacagTCGATATTATCACTTAGttccatgtttttatttttatcactaagTGAGTCTTTTTGACTAAAATATTTGGCATATCTGGAAGTAACATGCAGGTTTGGCACACTTTTTGCCCTCATTTTCATCGTACCTTTTGCATTAGGATAACTTTTCCTATTTCTACTTCTACTTTGTCTTTCAATTTCAAATGCCTTATATTTTACGTTAGAATCTAATTGCACATCTGGTATAGATTCCTTGGAAGTCATAGtagaaagttttttatttatttgctcgaGATATTTAAGATTAGTTAATCTTCGTGTTATATCATTGCTATGTTGTATTctcttattttcttttttcagtTTTTCTACTTCatcttcaagattttttttatctttttctattatttttatttgattacgtAGTCGAGCTATGGTAGACGTCGATTTGGCgtctttgatttttatttcatctttcAAATCTTGAATTTGCTTTTTCAAGTTGATTACCTCatctttttcctttttatttaatcttcctCTCATTTCTCTCACATATCTTTCATACGTTTGCTtttgtttattaagtttttctttttcctCAGCTAAATAATATTCTGATAGAATTTTCTCTTCgttaaatttttgttcaaatgtatttttctcTTCAAATAACTTTTGACGTTCCATATCAACTTCTTCTCTCATTCTAGTCAAATTGGCATTCTCTTTTCTAAACGTATCAATTTCATCCTCTAATTCATTGAGTCTATCTTTTAAAAGCTCACTTGTGGCTATTAACTTAGCATTCATCTCTGCCATGTTTGAATTCATTGCTTCATTTTCAGCTGTCAGTGTGTCATTGTGACTTATTTCTTTTTCTTCATTAATTTGTCTGTTAGGCTTAGTTCTTTGCATTTTTATAGTATCAcctttttcattgattttatctTCTTTAATGCAACTTAAAGATATGTTTGCTTCTGTGATAGTTTGGCATGAACAGCAGCTTGATACAGAACAGTTTTCACTGCATTCTGTACACTCACTGTTACATGTTTCAAGATCACTAGATGAGTTATCATTTCTTTTTCTGGATGCTATATCTGGCAATATATGCATTAAATTAggatttttattcaaacatttttgCATTACTAGTGGAGTGCTCTCGCCGGAACAATCCATACTGTTCTTTTTCAAAAACCGGTTAAAGAATGAATTGTCTATACTAAAACTCTCATGAGTGACTTTATTCTCTATTAgttcaaataaattttgttcaGCGATTTCCCTATCCTGTCTTAATCTGGATAGATTTTCGTTGCTGCTTATATCTGATAGTGTACTTTTGGCTGGggaaacaaaatttttataatactcgCTTTGTTTTAATTGTCTCAAGAAGTCGTCCTGCTCTTTGGTAAATACTGAAGCCCATGTTTTGCCTCGGCCAGCATGTAGAGGTTTTTTTAGTTTAGGTTTACTAATAGCAAGTGTCTCTATATTTTTTGAAGATAAATGATTAGCAGATGTACTTGATGTTTGATCATTTTGTTCTGTTTCTCTTATTATTTCTTTCGGGCTAAGAACACTGTCAACTTTGCTGTTTGTTTTCTTAAATGAATCATGATGACTATCTTCTTTTAAGCCTGTGTCTTCgtctaatatttgtattttaatattatcatttccaGGTAGTTTGTTTTTAGACTTTTTATGAGCTACTTTGGAGACTGTTTTATTGccagatttttttcttttccagGGTAATGATTTTGTATTCTGTATGACCAAGTCATTTTTCTGGATTCCAAATCGGCCCATACCTTCACCTTTCCTAAGAAATGGCTTTTTGATACTTTTCTTTTGGTGCAAATCAGTGGGTACTtcttttataatctttttttcatCCTTTAACTTTTCTGTTATTAAAGTTTCGAAATCTTTTTTTGGTGACAGTATAGGCATTTCATCtaaagatatttgtttttttgaaaGATTTCGTTCCACAACATTATGAGATCTTTCGCTATCCAGTCTTGGTGAATTTGAATTTCTGGATGAAACAGAATTAGCAATAAATTCAGATTCTTCGGATAAATTCAACACTGAAACACCTTCAATAACATTTTGCAAGTTTTCTTTTCTAAATAAAGGAGTTATGTTCGAATGTGATACTTCATTTGTTTCTTGAGAAGACTGCAACAAACTTCGGAAAGTATTATAACTTGTACTGTTACTAAATTGACTAACGATTTCAGTGATACTAGAAGTTATTTCAGGAGAACTTTCGTATTGTAGACGATGCTTTTGCAATTTGCCGCGttgtaaaatttgtaattgCCTGAGCACTTGTAAACGATCTAAAATTTGTGATGGAGATATCGAGACATCGCTTTCTGAGTATGATTGGTCCATCATTCTATACTACAAGAACGTATAAAAAATTACTTGTCCTtttcaatcataatattaaagtataatgtGCCCACAAAGTAATACACAACAATCACAATtatcgaatattaaatataccaaGTATCAACAGAACAGTACATTTCAAATTTCTGTCAGAAATCTGAATAGAATTATAGAGTTGCCACCTTCAACATTCTAACAGTGATAGACTtgcgaaaaaaaataatgagtatCTAGGGAATAATTGTGTTATGTGAGATTTTGTAAGTGCTATATATTACACTTTTTGTGTAAATAACGAAaaggatttattaattttaggcaCATATACATATGATGATCGGCTTATAACAGTTAAAATTCAAATCCATATATTGGAGGTAggtattgtttaatttgtaaaaaacgattttttattatatatatgtttggtcaaaattacactaaaatttgccgtaatgttttaaaacatagaTAATAGAAGAAGACGAGTGAAGTTGGGTCTGTCAAGTGAATTGTCAAACGAAccaataaatgtcaaaattttgGTTCAGAttcattcaatttcaaataacttCTGGTTCTCTGCATACAAAAAATACACTGAACAAAATGTCTAAGAGAAGTAGTTTTCACAGAGCTCCGAAATTTAAGCCTGAAGTAAAAGCCGCCAATAACCGACCTAAATATTCGGTTACTATGTCCAGTAGGAAAGAGAAAGTTCAGGTTCTTCCTGAACCCATCAAGTCTGTGTCAGATAAGAAACTTTACAAGTAAGTTCGGATTTATTTACcattttcgaatttaaaaaaagttcaaaataaaaatggtgtGAAGCCTTTTAcactatttaaattgtttattaaaatgtattttttttggttttcaattacttttttttaaaactataaaattatgaaatgttaTTAGCATTTACATACTATACTACaatttcttaaaagtaaatcaattaaaaagtcctttattttgtattacatttgttttcaattagccaataaaataataagtaaatttactTTTGTGTTGTTGTGGTTTTTATTTCGTCAATTATGGTCtatgtacgtatataaaaaatctagacagtttttttattgattatcctaataactttattatagcTTAAcaatcaattgttttattttataaagtaactgttcttattaataaattaatatttactcttAAGAAAAGACTTAAgaaagtacaaaatataaatttataaagcataaatatattttgatgacctccttggtcgagtagtgtgtacaccggttttcatgggtaagccactccgaggtcccaggttcgattcccggccaagtcgatgtagaaaatgttcattagttttctatgttgtcttgggtctgggtgtttgtggtactgttgttacttctgattttccattacacaagtgctttagctacttatattgggatcagagtaatgtatgtgatgttgtccaatatttatttatttatttatttatgtggttTAGTGTTAACTGATTAACCATCTATCTctgtaacaatatatttcatttgcaaTAAAAAGTAAGGCAGTAAAACGAGTGAGTTTTTTTGCATTTCTTTAtggtatttattgtataaattagcaaatatttttttaagagaattattttgtattcttatttgaataaattacattttgataaGTTTTTCTCAACATTAAGTTTGATTcgttaatcattttatatacttatttaaattgtaacaaagaATGTATATTTTAGGACAATTAGGTTGGAGAATGGTCTCACAGCACTTCTTATATCAGATCCAAGTCGGCAATTTATAGCTGATGAAAACAGTTCAAGTGAAGAAGAGTCAAGTGGTTCTGATGAGAGTTCCGGGGCGGAAAGTGACGGTAGCAAATCTGGTCAGTCAGCAGCCAGTGATCAACACGGCAGTAAAAAGCGCTCGGAGTTTGATGAGGAAAAActagttagtatattttattatgtttataattttttttatagttagcttatatgaataaaaatcttaaaacaataaacaaaaaatctatatggtaaaagttttaattcaagtaactttataattgaattaaaataatataaattcttaagaagtaacattatttaaattacagttaaaaacacctaaactat
Encoded proteins:
- the Sas-4 gene encoding centromere protein J, which gives rise to MMDQSYSESDVSISPSQILDRLQVLRQLQILQRGKLQKHRLQYESSPEITSSITEIVSQFSNSTSYNTFRSLLQSSQETNEVSHSNITPLFRKENLQNVIEGVSVLNLSEESEFIANSVSSRNSNSPRLDSERSHNVVERNLSKKQISLDEMPILSPKKDFETLITEKLKDEKKIIKEVPTDLHQKKSIKKPFLRKGEGMGRFGIQKNDLVIQNTKSLPWKRKKSGNKTVSKVAHKKSKNKLPGNDNIKIQILDEDTGLKEDSHHDSFKKTNSKVDSVLSPKEIIRETEQNDQTSSTSANHLSSKNIETLAISKPKLKKPLHAGRGKTWASVFTKEQDDFLRQLKQSEYYKNFVSPAKSTLSDISSNENLSRLRQDREIAEQNLFELIENKVTHESFSIDNSFFNRFLKKNSMDCSGESTPLVMQKCLNKNPNLMHILPDIASRKRNDNSSSDLETCNSECTECSENCSVSSCCSCQTITEANISLSCIKEDKINEKGDTIKMQRTKPNRQINEEKEISHNDTLTAENEAMNSNMAEMNAKLIATSELLKDRLNELEDEIDTFRKENANLTRMREEVDMERQKLFEEKNTFEQKFNEEKILSEYYLAEEKEKLNKQKQTYERYVREMRGRLNKKEKDEVINLKKQIQDLKDEIKIKDAKSTSTIARLRNQIKIIEKDKKNLEDEVEKLKKENKRIQHSNDITRRLTNLKYLEQINKKLSTMTSKESIPDVQLDSNVKYKAFEIERQSRSRNRKSYPNAKGTMKMRAKSVPNLHVTSRYAKYFSQKDSLSDKNKNMELSDNIDCINIDNDHSKSKNNSNDFEISNSNSDTEEDNNLEKLYNDRFKSTSLEGRSSNGSAQFEFSDRLSGNSDYFIEKSNKSSSSKSLDKCFSTKSQQINHKHSRTSKSPSMPYNRSHESTSPTNYFSENFNYNSDNHIDANHRSKSPVSILSNHSSSSLRSGTVINKDVYSDRIIPSPEPMSSKTTLSKTNLNPTEIRKPDGTRELRFPNGNVKIISADGKYSKFLYYNGDIKENFYNEGRIKYYYAETKTFHTTHPDGLEILEFPDGQVEKRYKDGSSEIKLPNGSIRYYDPKNEHVREEWRFPDGASLTVSANGEQRIVFANGQVEVHAKDHKRREFPDGSVKLVYNDGTAETRYASGRIRIKDKHGNLIMDSAPG